The following are from one region of the Kineosporia sp. NBRC 101731 genome:
- a CDS encoding NEW3 domain-containing protein translates to MSSPTTDRQAASWSGDRATLRVTAQEGTVDAGQTVVVRGTVQNLTGEEVRAVLLARGLPSSWCPPAQVLQLPGHNTAEVFVYLTPPAGTLPGRYLWTLTAQTSGAPVPVADSQLTVRRPPFTDRPQPPSGSARPATRRPRVVAVIAVLLVALLLMVVAGVKVFTAASAGPRARTLAAIVDTADRDANVARMRRAPGPVRVQGTVFLDGGASSPITAFVRGLSRENLSGASARTGRTTYPVTISGHDWSADLPPGIYAIYFRSRGYSGACVMVETVTSARTTLAPVRLSAGGT, encoded by the coding sequence ATGAGCAGCCCCACAACAGACCGGCAGGCAGCGTCCTGGTCAGGTGACCGCGCCACGCTGAGGGTGACGGCTCAGGAAGGGACGGTCGACGCCGGCCAGACGGTGGTCGTGCGTGGAACCGTCCAGAACCTGACGGGCGAGGAGGTGCGGGCTGTTCTGCTCGCCCGGGGCCTGCCGTCGTCCTGGTGCCCGCCGGCCCAGGTCCTGCAGTTGCCGGGTCACAACACGGCTGAGGTCTTCGTCTACCTGACCCCTCCGGCCGGAACGTTGCCCGGCCGGTACCTCTGGACCCTGACCGCGCAGACCTCGGGTGCTCCGGTGCCGGTCGCCGATTCCCAGCTGACGGTTCGCCGCCCGCCGTTCACCGACCGACCACAACCCCCGAGCGGTTCTGCGCGACCGGCAACGCGGCGTCCTCGGGTGGTCGCCGTGATCGCCGTGTTGCTGGTCGCGCTGCTGCTGATGGTCGTGGCGGGGGTGAAAGTGTTCACGGCCGCGTCGGCCGGACCGCGGGCGCGCACCCTGGCGGCCATCGTCGACACCGCCGACCGGGATGCCAATGTGGCCCGCATGCGTCGCGCCCCGGGCCCCGTACGGGTCCAGGGCACGGTGTTCCTGGACGGCGGTGCCTCCTCACCGATCACGGCGTTCGTGCGTGGTCTCTCGCGCGAGAACCTCAGCGGCGCGAGCGCCCGCACGGGCCGGACCACGTACCCGGTCACGATCAGCGGCCACGACTGGAGCGCGGATCTGCCGCCCGGCATATACGCGATCTACTTCCGCAGCCGCGGCTACAGCGGTGCCTGCGTGATGGTGGAGACGGTGACGAGCGCCAGGACCACCCTGGCGCCGGTGAGGCTCAGCGCAGGAGGTACGTGA